In a genomic window of Quercus lobata isolate SW786 chromosome 4, ValleyOak3.0 Primary Assembly, whole genome shotgun sequence:
- the LOC115984178 gene encoding putative disease resistance RPP13-like protein 1, which translates to MSVIGEAALSAFFEVLFDKLSSSDLLKIFQQEQVHADLKKWKTTLPKIRAVLDDAEDKQMTSKFVKSWLDDLEDLAYDVDDILDEFATEALRRKLNAEDPSTSKVRKFIPACCVGLNPSSIMFDANMRSKIKEINSRLQEIVTQKNDLELRENTGLGRTGATRPRVPTTSLVNEGHTHGREEDKKAIVKLLLSGESSNAQLSVIPILGMGGLGKTTLAQLVYNDDEVSNYFDVKAWGCVSEDFDIVKVTREILQSVTFESCNDNNLDLLQRKLKDKLSNQKFLLVLDDVWNENYNDWTRLRCPFEFGAPGSKIIITTRNDRVSSIMGTTQAYKLNKLSDDACLIVFIQNTLGTTDFSANPELQEFGPKILERCQGLPLAAKALGGLLRTIHCDEWKNVLNNKIWDMSEENSDVLPTLRLSYLYLPSHLKRCFAYCSLFPKDYEFEEQELVLLWMAEGLVQESEKNKPMEDLGVEYFRDLYKRSLFQQSSRNKSLFVMHDLINDLAQWAAGQLCYWLEDKSGGKISTKVRHFSYAHCEYDGITKFKGLTKDMHLRTFLPLPTNDRSWLTNYVFSCLLPQFRCLRVLSFYGYQIFELPSSIGDLKHLRYLNLSKTLIRSLPESTSSLYNLQTLILKYCGCLTKLLEKIGNLINLRHLDFEGASLIKEMPMGIKELKNLQTLSNFVVGKDTASKIGDLMNLESLKGTLCISHLENVLDVEDARRANLLGKKNLNVLVMKWESELDQRASLDILDMLQPSTTVKKISIDGYVGAKFPTWFGHPSFSNMVLLRIERCKKCTSLPAIGQLPLLRDLVLVGLSAVQTVGLEFYGKDCPKPFPCLESLCFKDMQEWKDWIPCKVEFEEFPRLRELSISKCPKLQGKLPHHVPLLEKISINGCEQLYVSIPNFPKLHALEIKGCKGVVSRSTDELCFPKSTILSIPYVKSLTEEFMHGLTKVENLEIDNWKELTSLWQDEFKSLITLDIRDCSSLVNISLTSTLRTLNINGCSGLKSLSISNCTCLEKARIERCNSLTLISRGQLPQNLKTLDICECENLQFLANEGEASSNSSSLLENLYIWHCPSLKCLSSSGDLPTTLKRLQIWSCIELTSLSSKNELPTALKYLSVWDCPKMESIANNLPNNASLEYLEIRSCAKLKSLPDGGLLPTSLRELSIHYCEKLEAWPNCTLNLNSLHIIDCPSVIYFPEEGYPTSLTSLSFRGENICKQVTVWGLHRLTSLTSLCIYGGIPDWQSFPDEQDGKLTMTLPSSLTQLTIWSIPNIVILSSLGFQNLSALEQLYIGNCPKLASLPEKGLPPSLLLLYINECRLLKQHCKKCGQEWSKIANVPCILIDDRSVYEVEEEQQ; encoded by the coding sequence ATGTCAGTAATTGGAGAGGCTGCTCTATCAGCTTTCTTTGAGGTGCTGTTTGACAAGTTAAGCTCCTCTGATTTGTTGAAGATCTTTCAGCAAGAGCAAGTTCATGCTGACCTCAAGAAGTGGAAGACAACGTTGCCGAAAATCCGTGCAGTTCTGGATGATGCAGAGGATAAGCAGATGACAAGCAAGTTCGTGAAGAGCTGGCTGGATGACCTTGAAGACTTGGCTTATGATGTGGACGACATCCTGGACGAGTTTGCTACTGAAGCTTTGCGACGTAAGTTGAATGCAGAAGATCCCAGCACAAGTAAGGTACGAAAGTTCATCCCTGCTTGTTGTGTGGGTTTGAATCCAAGTTCTATCATGTTTGATGCCAATATGCGGTCCAAGATTAAAGAAATCAATTCAAGGTTGCAAGAAATTGTGACGCAGAAGAATGATCTGGAATTGAGGGAAAATACAGGCCTGGGAAGGACTGGAGCAACAAGACCAAGGGTGCCCACGACTTCTTTGGTGAATGAAGGTCATACTCATGGcagagaagaagataaaaaggcTATTGTCAAGTTGTTGTTGAGTGGTGAATCGAGTAATGCTCAACTTTCTGTGATTCCCATACTTGGTATGGGGGGATTGGGTAAAACAACTCTTGCCCAACTAGTTTACAATGATGATGAGGTGAGCAATTATTTTGATGTGAAAGCATGGGGTTGTGTTTCGGAAGATTTTGATATTGTAAAGGTGACAAGAGAAATTCTACAATCTGTCACTTTTGAATCCTGCAACGATAATAATTTAGATTTACTACAACGCAAATTGAAGGACAAATTATCAAACCAAAAGTTCTTGCTCGTTTTGGATGATGTATGGAATGAAAACTATAATGATTGGACTAGACTACGTTGTCCGTTTGAATTTGGGGCTCCAGGGAGTAAGATTATCATCACAACTCGGAATGATCGTGTTTCATCAATAATGGGCACTACTCAAGCTTACAAGTTGAACAAGTTGTCAGATGATGCTTGCTTGATTGTATTTATCCAAAACACATTGGGGACAACAGATTTTAGTGCAAATCCAGAACTTCAAGAATTTGgtccaaaaattttggaaaggtgTCAAGGATTGCCTTTGGCAGCAAAAGCTCTTGGAGGCCTATTACGTACTATACATTGTGATGAGTGGAAAAATGTGCTCAATAACAAGATATGGGATATGTCAGAAGAAAATAGTGATGTTCTACCAACCCTTAGATTGAGCTATCTATATCTCCCTTCACATTTAAAGAGATGTTTTGCCTATTGTTCACTATTCCCAAAAGATTATGAATTTGAGGAACAAGAACTAGTCTTGTTATGGATGGCGGAAGGTTTGGTTCAAGAATCAGAAAAGAATAAGCCGATGGAAGATCTTGGTGTTGAGTATTTTCGTGATTTATATAAGCGATCACTTTTTCAACAATCAAGTAGGAATAAATCACTCTTTGTCATGCACgacttaatcaatgatttagctCAATGGGCAGCGGGACAGTTGTGCTATTGGTTGGAAGATAAATCAGGTGGCAAGATTTCTACAAAGGTACGTCATTTCTCCTACGCTCATTGTGAATATGATGGCATCACAAAATTTAAAGGCTTGACAAAAGATATGCATTTGCGGACCTTCCTACCGCTACCAACAAATGACAGGAGCTGGTTAAcaaattatgtttttagttGTCTATTGCCACAGTTTAGATGTTTAAGGGTATTATCTTTTTATGGATATCAAATTTTTGAGTTACCAAGTTCAATCGGTGATTTGAAACATCTAAGATACCTCAACCTTTCTAAAACTTTAATTAGAAGTTTGCCAGAATCAACAAGTTCTTTATACAATTTGCAAACATTGATATTGAAATATTGTGGCTGTCTCACAAAGTTACTGGAGAAAATTGGGAATCTAATCAATCTTCGGCATCTTGATTTTGAAGGGGCCTCTTTAATCAAAGAGATGCCAATGggaataaaagaattaaaaaatctaCAAACATTGTCTAATTTTGTTGTGGGGAAAGATACTGCATCAAAGATAGGGGACTTGATGAACTTGGAGTCTCTTAAGGGAACTCTTTGCATTTCACACTTGGAGAACGTGCTTGATGTCGAGGATGCAAGAAGGGCCAACTTACTTGGTAAGAAGAATTTAAATGTATTAGTGATGAAATGGGAGTCCGAGCTTGATCAAAGAGCCAGTCTAGATATTCTTGACATGCTACAACCTTCAACAACggtgaaaaaaatttcaattgatgGCTATGTTGGTGCAAAATTCCCAACTTGGTTTGGACATCCATCATTTTCTAATATGGTGCTCCTAAGGATTGAGAGGTGCAAAAAATGTACATCTTTACCTGCAATTGGACAATTACCATTGTTGAGAGACCTTGTCCTTGTAGGATTGTCTGCAGTGCAAACCGTTGGTCTTGAGTTTTATGGGAAAGATTGCCCAAAACCTTTTCCATGCTTAGAGTCACTTTGCTTTAAGGATATGCAAGAATGGAAAGATTGGATTCCATGCAAAGTTGAATTTGAAGAATTCCCTCGGTTGCGTGAGCTTTCTATTTCTAAATGCCCTAAATTGCAAGGAAAATTGCCTCACCATGTTCCattattggaaaaaatttctattaatgGATGTGAGCAATTGTACGTTTCAATTCCAAACTTCCCAAAGCTTCATGCATTAGAAATTAAGGGATGTAAAGGGGTGGTGAGTAGAAGTACAGATGAGTTATGCTTTCCAAAGTCAACTATTCTTTCTATTCCATATGTGAAAAGCTTGACGGAGGAGTTCATGCATGGGTTAACTAAGGTAGAAAATCTAGAGATAGATAATTGGAAGGAGCTAACATCTTTGTGGCAGGATGAATTCAAATCCCTTATAACGCTGGATATAAGAGATTGCTCAAGCCTTGTCAACATCAGCTTGACATCTACTTTAAGGACACTAAATATTAATGGTTGTAGTGGTTTGAAATCCTTGTCAATCTCTAATTGTACATGTTTGGAAAAGGCACGCATTGAGAGATGTAATTCTTTGACGTTGATTTCAAGAGGTCAGTTgcctcaaaatttgaaaacgcTAGATATTTGTGAATGTGAGAATTTGCAATTTTTGGCAAACGAGGGAGAGGCTTCTTctaattcttcttctcttcttgaGAACTTGTATATTTGGCACTGTCCATCTCTAAAATGCTTATCATCAAGTGGCGACCTACCTACCACGCTTAAACGCCTTCAGATTTGGTCATGCATAGAGCTCACATCCTTATCATCAAAAAACGAGTTACCTACAGCTCTTAAATACCTTTCTGTATGGGACTGTCCAAAGATGGAGTCAATAGCGAACAACTTACCCAACAATGCGTCtcttgaatatcttgaaatcaGAAGTTGTGCAAAGTTGAAATCCTTACCGGATGGAGGGTTACTCCCTACCAGCTTGAGAGAGCTTTCGATCCACTACTGTGAGAAACTGGAGGCCTGGCCCAACTGCACGCTGAACCTCAATTCTCTTCATATCATTGATTGTCCAAGCGTCATATACTTTCCAGAAGAGGGTTACCCCACCAGTCTAACATCACTCTCATTTCGCGGGGAGAATATCTGTAAGCAAGTAACTGTGTGGGGATTGCACAGACTAACATCTCTTACATCACTCTGTATTTATGGTGGAATTCCAGATTGGCAGTCGTTTCCAGATGAGCAAGATGGGAAGCTGACGATGACGCTTCCTTCCTCTCTTACCCAGCTAACGATTTGGAGCATTCCAAATATTGTAATTCTATCTTCTTTGGGCTTTCAAAATCTCTCTGCTCTTGAACAATTGTACATCGGAAATTGCCCTAAACTCGCATCCCTCCCAGAGAAGGGCCTACCTCCCTCGCTTCTGCTTCTTTATATTAACGAGTGTCGATTGCTGAAACAACACTGCAAGAAATGCGGGCAAGAGTGGTCCAAGATAGCCAACGTCCCTTGCATTCTGATTGATGATAGGTCTGTCTATGAGGTGGAGGAGGAGcagcaataa